The DNA segment GTTGCGACCCAGAACACGGTGAACTGGGGCCGCCTGCCCTTGCGCGAGGCGTATTTCGCGTTTCCCGATGGCGTGTTCTCCGCCAAGGCCATGCCCGCATGGTCTTCGGGGGGCATGGCCGGAGCGCCGCCGCGTGCGCGCCATGCCGACTATGTGGTGCTGGACGAACGCCGCCCCTGGTTCCTGCTTGATCAGGGCTGCCTCTGGCTGCACGGGCAGTGTTCCGATGCGGCTGCCGCCGCACGCTACCGTAACGCGGTGGCGGAAGCCAGGAGGCTCTACAGCGTCGTTTACGAAGACGACGGCTTCTCCATTCTCCGACGGAGGGAAAACCCATGAAGCGGTTCGGCTTCCGCCTTGAGCGATGCTGCTGGCGCGTCTGGCTCGCTGCTGCGCTGTGCATTCCGATGGCCGTCCAGGCCGCCGATGTGGCGACCGATGTCGCGTTCGGTCCTCCGCCCGTCCCCGGCTATCTGGGCAAGGTACTGCAACCGCTGTCCGCAGGCGATCCTCTGTTGCCGGGGACATTCCAGGTGAAGGCCCAGCTGGGATTGAAGCAGGTTCCGGCGATGGAACTGGACTCCAGCGCGCCGCTGGAGCCTGAGGCCGCACCCGGCCGTGCCGCGGCGCCGGAACACGGCATCCGGCTGAATGCTTCTGCCGGCACGGATCTTTCCGCCTACGACGAGCTCTGGATCGACCATGCCGCGCTCGGGCAGTGTTCGGCGCAACTGACGCTGCAGACCGATGAGGGATTGCGTGAGGGGCGTCCGAGCAGCACCACCATCATCGGCATGGAGGAAGGGCGCAGCGTGCTCTTTTCAGAGCAGCCCGCGCGCATGCCCTGGGTCGCCAAGGACATGTTCTATCTGCTCGCCCGCCAGTGGGGCAGTCGCGACGATGGCAAATGGCGATATGTCCAGGACGGGGATGCCACGGTGCTTCAGCGGCGCCTGCAGGTGTCCCTGGACCGGGCGCAAACCATCGAGATGGAGTTTCCCCCCGGAGCCAGGCTCAATGGCGTGAATCTGTTCATCAGCGTGGGCAACCACCATCGCCCCAGTCGTCTGCTGACATCCGGGGATTTCACCAGCGAGGTGCAGGACGACGGCCAGCGGACCCGCTTGCGCATCCGCCTGGACCGCGTCCTGGCGGAGTACCGGCAGCGCGGGCAGACCGTGTCGCTTGCAGAACTGCTGGTGTTCTACCGCGGGGAGAAGGCGCGGACGGTGGCCGAACAGCCTTTGCGCCGGCTGACGATCTACAGCCTGGCAGGCACGGGCAGGGCCTCGGACGGAGAGCGTGTATTGCAGGTTCCCATGACAACCGCCCCGTTGACGGCCACTGTCTGGCGCACCAAGCTGGATCTCAGGGACGTCACCGGCCGCTGGGTGGCCCGCATGCCGCTACGGTCCGCCGAATGGCATGTCTCGGGGGACCCCGGCTGCAAGACCGACCTGGTATCGGCCCATCTGGTCAAGCTGCGGCGCTCCAGTACGCCTGCATTCCTGGACGAAGCCGCTTCCCGCGTCCGGTCCCTGGGAGGGCCCTTCCTGGTCCGGCCCGAGGACCGCAACGGCGTGGAGTGGCTGGATTTCGCGGCCCAGTTGCCGTTGGCCGAGGCGCGGGTGCATGCCAGATTGCCGCGCGGGCAGGGGGGGGAGGTGGAGTTCCCGGGCTGGGGGCTGCGCGTGGCGTCCAGTGGTGGCGCGGTCCAGGAGCGCGGCGTGGCCGAAGGCATGCTGTTGCCCTCGGGCGCCATGGTGGACATGGACTGGCAGGTGGATTTCCGGGTCCGCCCCGGGCAGCGCCTTCATGTGGGTATCCAGACCACGGGCCGCCGCCAGCCGGATGTGGAGGTGCGCGCCGTAACGGACGACGGACGCGACTACCGCTTCAGGGCGATGCCGAGCCAGCCCGTGCTGCTCGATCGCAGGATCCCCGAGGGGGTGCGGGTGCGAAGTCTGTCCCTGCGTTTCGATGCCCTGGAAGTGGCTGCGCCCTGGATGGTCAAGGACATCTCGGTGTTCCGCCCTTATCGGCTGGACGCTGCCCAGGCCGCCACGGCACCCCGGTTCGGCTGGGGCGTGGTGCCTCTGGTCCCACGGGCCGACGCGACCGATCCGGGTGATGCGTGGCGCAGTGACGGCGTGCGCCTGGCGGGCATCCTGCGGGCGCGCCCGGAAGCGGCCGGCGCCACGGCGCTGCGCTGGTCCACGCCCGTCGGACTGCCTGCCAGGGACCTGCTCGAATTGCGCCTGGAATATGACGTCCGGGGCGCCGAGATGGACAGTTGCTGGCTGCAGGCGGAAATCCTCGGCAGCGATGGACACCGGCTGGAGCGGCGGCTCTGTCCGCGCGATGGGCATGTCCGCGAGGGGATGGCTGCGGAACTGCGGGAGCGGTTCAGCGAGAACGAACGCGTGACGGAGATTCGCTGGAAAGCCGCACTCTACATGGACAGACCCGTGCAGTTGAGCTTCCTGGCCGAGGCAGGCGTGGGTGCTCGCCCCTCCGTGATGGACGCGCTGTCCCGAGGCGCCGGACTCCTGGTGGAAGGATCACTCCACATGCCCGAGGCGCTGCCCGGGTCGCTTCGGGATGCCCTGGTGCAGGGGCGCCGTCCGGTGTGGCTCGACTATGGGATTCTGGAGGTGGGGCAGAAACAGGAGATGACCCCGGTGCTGCTGCAGGATGACGGCCTCTTCGAATTGAGGCATGTCACGCTGGTGAGCAATCAGGACGAAAAATCCGAAGCGGTGGTGGAGTGGCGCGACATGCTGAGGCCGCCGGCCCCCTCTCCCGGAATGGGAAAGCTCAAGAAGCTGGTGCTGGCATTCGCCGTCGCCGCAGGAGCTTGGCTCGCGTGGCAGTTGCTTTCTCCGCATTGGCGCAATGGCCGGGCCCGGCTGCGGGCCTGGGCGGGTCAGGGGCGCCTCGCGGTTGAGACTGCTTGGGGGCTGGGCGAGCGCGTGGCGGTCAGTATCGGCCGCCATCGCCGGGTGTTCCATCTGGCCAGCATGGCTGCCGCGCTGCCGTGGTTCTTGTGGGCCGGTAGGGGCGACGAAGGTGCGCCCTGGTTGCTGGGGGCGGGTGTTGCGCTGTGGGTGACGTCTGCCCTGCACCTGTGGCGCGGGCTGCCGGCCTGGGGCCGGTTCTTCGCCGTCTATCTCTGGCCCTGCATGTGGTTCGCATGGCTGGCCTGGGCCCTGGGCGCGTATCCGGCGCCTTCTTCGCCGCTTTCTTCGCTGGCGGTTGTTGTGGGATGCCTGTGGCCTGCCGCATCCATGCTGCACCGGTCATTGGGGTGGATGCGGCGGGGATCCGGCCTCTGGCTGGGTCTGATGCTGATGCTCGGAGTGGCTTGCTATGGGGTCGGCTTCATGAGCACGGTAGGCTGGGGAGAGAATGTATTCATCACGCTGGGCGGACTCTGGATGATCGCTGCGTGGTGGTTCGCCGCAGTCAGCGCACGGGATGCCCTGGTCCGGCGCCAGCCCCGCCTTGCACGCTGGATGTACGGTGAGCGCGGGGGCCCCTTCCTGGTCGGTTCCCTGCTGGCGCTCGCGGCCTCGGTGGCGCTGCTGATGCTTGGCATGAGCCAGATGGCGGCCCATGTGGTGACGCTGTGTTTCTACCAGCTGTGCATTGGCGTGGCGCTGCAGGCGTCCGTCCATTGGCGGCGGAGATCGCCGTAGATGTGGCTGCGTGGATGGGTCAATCAGACCGCCGCCAGCCTGTGGGTGGCAGTGGTCTCCATGGTTCTGGTGTTCGCGCTGGGCCGCCTGCTCGGACCGGAACGGTTCGGGGAGTACAACTATGTACTGACCCTGGCCTCCCTGATCGCCATTCTCCAGGACGGCGGTTTCAAGACCCTTCTGCAGCGTGAGTCCGCCCACCGCAGCATGGATCTGGACGCGGGGGGGCTGACGCGCTATGCCCTCGGGCACATCCTGTTGGTGAGCGTGGCGGCGATGTGCCTGGCCGCTGTGCTAGGGGCGGATCGACGGGGCGCGCTGGCTTGGGCCATCGTGGCGATGGCTTTGCTTGCGACGGCCAACATCCTGTCCGCGCGGTGGCGTGGAGTGGGGGAATATGCCAGGGATGCCTGGTGGCAGGCAGGTGTGCGCAGCATCACGGCGATGGTCATCCTCGGTTGCGTGATGCTGTGGAGGCCGGACAGCACGGCGGTTTTCTTGGGCTGGGCCTGCGGTCTGGCGCTGGCGCTGGCCGTGGTGCGCTTCACGGCCCTTCCGCGCTGGAATCCCCCAGGGGTTGTCTATCGGACGGCGGCAGCCTTCATGCTGATCGATCTGGCGACCACCGTCTATTTCCGCATCGATATCGTCCTGATGGAGCAGT comes from the Paracidovorax avenae ATCC 19860 genome and includes:
- a CDS encoding oligosaccharide flippase family protein, whose amino-acid sequence is MWLRGWVNQTAASLWVAVVSMVLVFALGRLLGPERFGEYNYVLTLASLIAILQDGGFKTLLQRESAHRSMDLDAGGLTRYALGHILLVSVAAMCLAAVLGADRRGALAWAIVAMALLATANILSARWRGVGEYARDAWWQAGVRSITAMVILGCVMLWRPDSTAVFLGWACGLALALAVVRFTALPRWNPPGVVYRTAAAFMLIDLATTVYFRIDIVLMEQLGVAPADIGRYAAAYRIFEGGVLLLAPAATVFFRELRLRWQDRDAARALLRRALGGVLLLAAAGSAVVHWFAEPLLVLAYGDSYAAAAPLLSWLLVAFLFLAPNYVLTQAAVALGRERWYAATVCIAAAVNVGLNFWLLPRFGALGAAWASIVTEAVLMVLLYRGVRSWL